GTGAGCTTATAACTGCCTCTAAGATGAAGAAGAGTTTTGGTGACTGTGCCGATTTCTTTACAAAGACGGTGGGAAGCCGACGGGACTCTTCGTCCAGGCAGGAGACGCCAGACTCCCCGTCGAGGCTGGGAGCTGGCAGCGACTGTTTCAGGTTTGATTGTAGAGATTCTGGGAGTGTGAGGAAGGGCGGACCTGTTGAGCCAATGACGGACTTTACCATACCTCACATTTCCTTCCAGTCGGACTCTCGGAGCCAAGGCGGTGCCAGCAGAGAGTCAGATCAAAAGACCAGAGGTGTGGCTGAAAAACATCCTGTAATGATGCAGACTCTTGACGTGCCAGGAACTGAGATGGGTGGACAAAGGAGGACACCTGTTCCTGTCGATGACTCAAGTCCAAACTCTGGACAAAAGTCTGGCGGGACTCCTGGTACCCCCCCTTCTACTCCCCAGCAGCCCAGCGAAGTCTCCAAGgagaaacagataaaacaatTCTCCAAGAAGCTGAAAAGCAAGTTGGCCAAGGAGTTCTCTCCCGCCACACCCCCTCCCACGCCTCACTATCAGCCTGAGCCAGGCCCAGGACCCAAAGACACGACGCCCGAGGCCGACAAGGCCGAGTTCATGCTCAAACTGATGAGGTCTCTTTCTGAAGAGGCCGAAAGCAacgatgaggaagaggaggaagaacttGCAGAAGAGTGCAGCGTGGCGTCTACCAGATGTTTAGAGATGGGCTCGGGCAGGCGTGAGCTGAACCAGATATCCGCTCGCAGGATGTCTAACAAAGAAGCTCTCCACTATGCCGAGCGTTTGGCCTGTCACattgtctccatggcaacagagatGGACACTCTGGGagtggcagaggaggaggatgaggagggagggatgaacaaagggagggaaaggaggagacACAGCGTGGCTCAGTTCTCAGAGCAGACACTCAACACCCTGTGGGTGTACGCAGGGGAGGTGGCTGGAGAAGTGATCAACGATGTGAAGAGGATGGTGAGCTCTGGACAGCAGTGTCCGTATCACAGAGCCCTCAGGAGAAGAAGCCTGGACAGATCTGGATCTGAATGCTTGCATCAACCCCACCACAGGTTTGGACCCCTGACAGACCAGAACAGGGACTGGAGGGTGGGAAGGCTGGCTGAGCAGTGGTCCAATGACTTGATAGCCTCCGTCTTCCGATCTCCCACCTTCGCTTCAAGCTCCAGCTCCGGACTGTCCTCGGAGTATCCGAGCTGTGAGAGTGTGACGGATGAATATGCTGGCTACCTCATCAGGGTGCTGAAGAaggaggggggcagcagggAGCTGGTCCTAGACCAGTACGCCAGCCGTCTGGCCTACCGCTCCATAAAACTAGGCCTGGCTCACGCCAGTCGTAAGATCAAGCAAAGATCCTCCAGCAGCCGCTTTCACCCCTCCAAGTCACTGCCAGATGAATGGAGAGCTTCTGTGAGTGATGCCTTGTCCAATAAGGATGGAGCAGAGTCCTTGGGCGAGGACGGTGGGTGCTGCTGCAGGGACTTGGAAGAGCAAAGCCAGCGGGAGTACATGGATCTGGTCAACTTCGCAGAGTCTTTAGCTTACAACATCACCTGCGACGTCACTCGCAAGCTGCAGCTTTCCTCTGTACGACTGCCCAAGTCTCTCACTGACTCCTGTCTGTACAAGAAGTCCAAACTCGAGGACATGGCAGAGAATCTGATCAGGAACTCCTTTTCCTGCCCCCTGTTGTCCAAGGAGGGGAAGAGCAAGCATTACCACAGCACGGGCAGCCTGTATGATGGAGGGtacagcagcagagtgatgCAGGTCATCGAGCACTACGCCGGAAAAATAGTTGATGACACTTTGAAGATGAGTCTGGCTTCAGTTGGACATCAGAGGACCCAAGGCCAGGAGAGACACTCCCATGCCCAGAGGCTGTCTGGGGCAGCGGTGGCGGGCCAAGCTCTGGGGGAGAGGACGTGCCGTTACTGTCAGGTCCAGGAGTGTCCGTTCTGCACCAAACACAACAGGCACCACCAGTCCctgatggagaggaggaagaggggggcaGAATGTCAGGGGAGGGCTGAGCGGCTGTCGGGCATGGACATTCCCAAAATCCATATTGACCTGGACCACAGGGCGGCGTTCGCCGAGGAGATGGTATCCATGGCGATGGAGACAGCTAAACGTGAGCTGAGCAACACCAGCCTTAACGCAGACAGCGGCATCGGCCATGATGGAACCAGCTACGCAGAGAGCCTGACCGCCGAGATCATGACCTCCGCCCTGACCAACATCTGCCAGGCTGCCAACATCAGGTCCGTCTCACACAACTATTTCACATTCACGTCACCATTTAACCCCAATTAGGaatcaattatttttaatttagtttctgtttctgtctccatGTAGCTCTCCAGGGAGAGAAACCGCAGAGTCAACTGTGTCCCAGCAGCTGAGTGTTGGTGACGACAGTCTGGGCAGTTGGTCCAACCTGAGCTTTGAGGATGAACACCCAGACgacaacagcagcttcctccACCTGAGCGACAGGTACACAACCACTGGGTTTGTTGTTGTGGGTCACTTTGTGCTCTGATATGGTCATTATCGAACGATATGAACGATcctgatttaaaatgttctctgttttatatttacatttagaaGCTGAATTTGGTCTCAGGTCAGGTCCACTGAGGCAGCTCTTTTCACTCAGTATTCCTGAGATGTTCAGAAAAACGCTGCTggacctgttttattttgaacacGCCGGCTTTGTATCGTGGTCTGGACGGCCAGAAAGACCTTTGTAAACAAATTCACCCCTCAgtcttcctcccacagtccagtgacatgtgtgtttcctgtaggtgtgagtgagagtattgactttattttaaaatgaaaaattatgtgtgtgtgtgagccacatgtactaataataataacgtttttatttataaagcacttttgAAAAGCTCACTGACACTTTACAGGAAACTAgttgattaaaaacaataaaaccagacagaataaatgaaatcacatcaacaaaaacatgcagagaagaagaagaaaacacaaaaaataataaaagagaatatCAAAACACATCCTGCTGTGATTCATGGCTGGACTACATAGgaaattgaaaatttaaatatagGCAAGATAGAAAATTAAGAAGTGGCACAGAGGATCTCGTGGACCGGCACTTGTTGAATGATCAACAAAGCTGATTTGGGTTTAATTCATTTCCTTTCCAGGCAGATGAATATATTTGTGTGATCAGGATGTAACAGCGAGCTCCCCTCTTTAGGCCGTGCTGAGTATATTTGTGTTGTCCATCAGACTCCAGAGCAACACAGAAACGCTCCTTCATTGCTAGTGTTGGACCAGTTTTAGCAGGAGTCTCCTGTGGTCGGGTCTAGATTGGAGGTTTCCCAAGGTCAGCACAGGGCACGGCGTTTGGTTTGAAGCCTCTTTGCCAAAATGCAATTTTCTCTGATTTGTGCAAATGTTGCATTATATGTGAGCCCTGTAACGGATATGTTGTTAAAGATTTATGCAGCTGTCAGTGCAGCCAAGTTTGTGAAACACACCACACGGACGAGGAGCAAGTAGTAGTTGTGACAGAATTGGCCTTGgctgcagagggaggggggcgtGCCCTCTCAGTAACAGGGTCGCATTCAAGGCTCTGTGCTCTGGGACCAAGGATGTTGACATTTCTGGCAGAAGTTTCTATCTCCATAGAAGTAAAACTGACAACATTTAAGATTCTTTCCCATGATAGTGAAAGAAATCATTGTGTTAGCAGCTCCTTTGGCTACCAGGACCCAACTTAATGTATCATAATATTTTCTAAAGGTGTGTCTGTGAGCGCTCTCTCCTCTTCAGGAACTTATTCCCTCCATGAACATAGTCCAGCATGCGCAATTCATTAGTGCCGCCAGGAAACATTCCCACTGAGCAGatgaaaaatacagcagagaaTGATGATTGACTAAATGACAGCGAGAAAGCCATAGCTGAGGTAACGCAGATTAATGGAGGTATTTTTAGATATCAGAAATGTTCctcccatcagcctcagtgAGAGCGCCGCACGCCACAGTGTGCAGGTCCCAGCCAGCAGGCTAATCGTGGACTAATtacagagagagtgtgtggtgttgttttctgttgccaGCTGGTTGTCTTGGAGGATTAACATGGATTACATGAGGACAAGAATGATCGCACATCTCAGGCATTTAGTAACAAATTGTTTCTGTCAACATCACCCCTGAATCAGCCAGGTACAGGATGGAAAAGTCGACACCATGGCGAAGAATCTCTCAGTGTTTTCTAACCTCACCTGGCATTTTAAGGATTAGCTGACAGCAGAATGAGATGAAACTGCTCATTACGTCCTGATCTCTGTAGTTGTTCTCGACCAGGCCCCGTCAGTGTGACAGCactgccttctctctctccagcagcaATGGGAACAGCAGTAGCTGGAGCAGCCTGGGCCTGGAGGGGGAGGCGTGTGAGGAGCCTATGTCATTCTCCCCCTCCGACAGGTTGGTTTGCAACTGGATGGCATGgataacccccccacccccaccccccaaacacacaccacgTGATTTCACCTAAAATGAGACAAAGAtcaatgatgaaatgaaaaatgacgtACATCACTGAACGGCAGCATTTCCATTTGTTCTTTGTCTCATGctaggacccccccccccccccgcatgACCTCACTAAAGCTCCAAGTAGAACTAGACCTCCTAGTTGATGTTCCTGTTAGCTTGTGATGTATTTGCTGTTTCAATGTGACCTGCATGCGTTTTCTTAGGCTCATTTGCAGGCCCTTTGATTTAATTCCATTGATGAATATAAACCCACCGAGGGcttcagactgactgactgactgacgtGCTGCGGGTCTGTAAGACTTAATCCTGACTGAAGTTCAGAAACTCATTGTTTTCTCAGGCTGATGAAGCTGTTCTCATCTTTCCACCCAGCAGACACATTTCAGCGCCATTCAATCAATCACCACGCTCATCAACACACACCCGTATCATCTTAGCTTCAGAGTCAGTTCCTCCTCTACGCtgccacatttacttttttttttttccaacaacacccatgttttattttccatcatcacAGTACGCGGGTTCACAACTCACCAGGTCTCAGATGTCTGAGTTTCCCCACAGACATCCGAATGCAACAACAAGGAGATCGTCGTCTCACAACTGATCAGTGCTGACAAAATCATTTAGAGGACAAAGTGTTGGCAGGATAAATAGGGAGTCTACACAGAGCTGGTGCATGTTGATACCAGTCTGACTGACAAGTGGCACCAGTGGCCTCCTAAATTCTACAGAGCAGCACATTTATAAAACACTTCTGTTATAACCTAAACACAAAAGTATGGCGGCAGCAGGTGAAActttttttcatagttttgaGTTCTGAAATCTCTgatttctgattggctgactgttctCTTAACCTCTTAACCTCCTAAAACCCGAACGCTGGCATggcatgtatttttaatttctctttcaggTGTGATGTTGGTCATCTTGAATGGAAGCTGAAATGTATTATACTCTTCTGCCACCACTAAGCTGTATAATGACCCAGtacagaaaaatgtaatattgcAGTCTAGACGCCCCAAAATGTGATGTCGCCAGGTCCTtggctggggggggggagtctATAAAATAGACACTGGACtaggaaaacacatttctgcttGTTGACATTATTCATAAACAGATTTTCAGAGTATTTACAATAGATACGTGCAGTTATTaagtgacaacaacaacaacagtgtgttGTATATTGTGTAACACTGTCTGGTCAGTTCAGTGCTGCCATTAGGGGGCAGGTCTCTCACAGACTCTGCTTTGTGCTTAAAATTACTTctcaacatgaaaatgaaaacaaagacagtcGGTGCTGAACCTCGGTGGGTTTCTGCTCTTCAGGCTGGTCTGTTACTGTCCATGAAGCAGTGAAGCTCTGCATCAGAGTCTGGGTGTCTGTAGCTGTGGGCTGTGTCAACAACAGTGATTAAGAATCTTATAAAGTGCAGAAATGACTGTTTACTTGTTGGCACGACGCACAgcaaatatttgtgtgtctgacacaATGGACGTCAAGTTAAGATTTTCAGCTTAAATCTGTCCTTACTGTCCCAGCTGACAAAAGACACCAAAGCGGGAAGTAAATTCAACTTTAAACACGGAGTTTAAATGCAAAGCGCGGCTCCCTCAGCACGTCTGAGGCATTGTTCGATTGGCTCCCGATGACCTGCTGTGCTTCAGTCGGCGTCAGTTATCTGAAGTTCGCTTGCTGTCATTTTGGACGTCTCACTAATCTGTGGCATTTCTCTTCCTGCAGCGACAACACAGAGGACAAGGAGACTGAGGTGAAGGAGGAATCCAGTGGTAAGGATGTTTTACTGCCCTCAGTTTTACCTTCAATTTGTCTAATTCAATAAAAACTTTCCCAATAAGCAGTTTGGCCCAAAAGCTGTTCAACAAAGAAGACTTTTGGACAGCAGAGGAGGGGGTTCGGGGGGGtggggcagagagaaagaggggccCCTCTCCTAATTTGAGGTCTTGCTCTTTCCACTCATTGAGATTGAGAACATTTGGCCTTCGTTTCAAATAGCTGTGTGCGTCCGTCTGCCTGTCTGAGTGTGTTGTAGTCGGGGATTTTACCGCCCCCGTCTTTAAGCACTCATTCATCCCCTCCAGTTTGGGGGGGGTCCCTCCGTTCTGCTGTGGGAGCGTGGGAACCCAAACTGAACAGGCAGGGACTGTTCCATGTTCCCTTGGTGCGTCGGCAGAGACGCACACAGATGTACAGTCTGTGAGGAATCGAACACgtgtctctgtgctgcaggGACACTCTGCGTGGACCGGATTCAGCCGCAGCCCCCCAGGACGGCACTGCTGATCGTGAACTCGGACGTCACGGAGCTCGGCCACGGCCCTCAGCACGTGACCTCCGACCCCCAGCTCAGGAGCCTGCTGCAGTGGGCGGCTGCCTCCATGGCCGACGTCCCCCAGGTCCAGCTGAGCCCGGACAgggagctgcagcaggtgacTGACGTCTGTTCTTCCTGTCCTGGTTTCCATAGAAACAGCAGACTCAGTATTTAGGTTGTCGTGGTGACGGGAAGCTTCATCTCTGCTCCTCTCAGGTCATCGATCACTGTTTGTCTCCTCAGCTCCCAGCTGTGGTCCAGAGGCTCcgggacaggaagtggagggtGGGCGAGCTGATGCACACTCTGCTGCGCTACTGCGAGGAGAGCCAAGCCCCGCCCAGCCAGGCCCAGCCCAGAGAGGAGGACCTGCACCATGTCCCCCTCTTCCAGTGGCTCCTGGAGAACACCTAGGGCCTCGGacccttcctttcctcctctcctactttcctccattcctcacttctctcctctcctctccttccctcctttccaaACAGGGCTTTGCGATCTCCCACGGCCCCTAGAGGGCGCCATACGAAACAGCTGATCCAATTAACTCATGAATGTGAGCAGCGTGCTGCACATTGCATGCTGTGACGCAGTCAGTATTCTGTCGTTTTGTCGTTGCAGTTTCACGATTAATCGAACTGCATTTATCACGTGTTGAATTCGTGAGCcgtccttccctccttccctccttccccccCACACTTTGATTTGAAGCCCTCGcaccttgctgctgctgcccccgCCGCCATACTGGAAATATGGAACGAaaagactgcagagagagagccCTCCCCCTTTCCCCCTTCCCCCCCATGTGTgttccagacagacagagctgcagtgagttgagaggaagaaaatgtgttttgtgttttagggAATCCCCATCGCTGCCGGGCCCGATGATGTCAACACACCCACAGCTCACCTCCATGGTGCTGTTTTCACATGCTATGAGACCACTtttggtctcacacacacaaacacacaccctgcagCACTACCACACCCATGTATTATCAGAAGGAATCCAAGATACACTCATCATGATCTGacagtttcctcttcagtaTATCACTGTTTCTCGTGTCCAGCCAACTGCAGGTTGGACCCGAGCTGGACCAGGTCTGAAGTCCAGTATAACCAAGACCTGTCAGAAAAAATACTTCAATTTAACTATTTACAACATTTTTCAAAGTCACAagtattaaaatgttaaaagatattatttttatctcagttttctttttggtgcagcagcagcaaataaaaCTTAGTTTTTTAACAGAAGTTCTAAGCATGTTGGACCCATAAGCACCAATACCGATTGATTAGACTCAGTTTAAATTTGCACAATGTTCTTTATGAAGGCCatttaaacagcagcagataaagCACTTGATTTATCTTTATTCCTGTTTTATCTTTAACTACCTTTGTGGTTGTCGAACTTAGTAAAACTTAAATTTACTGAgccagtatttaaaaaaaagaaaaaaaaaaaatctattctgtTTTTTTGAATGTAGAGAACCTAATCAAAGCTGATCTGCTGCTCAAAGCTGTGAAAGAAGTCATCATTGTGGCTTCCTGTTGCCAAATGTAGCTGCTGATGACATACCCCCCAGTCAGGAGGAGATGTGTGATGCTCCAGAGGAGGGAAGATCCAGTGACGCAGATGGTGATCCGGTGTGCACTtccaaaaaccacaaatgaaaaGCATGTCCACAGCTGAGTGGTCGTGTCGCCCCCGCTCCACAGTCACCTCTGAAGGACTctgaacaacacaacacacacttgtTACTCACACGCACAGCACTACCAGCTATTTGCTGAGATGCACTTTTGGGCCCAGGAAAGATGAGACTGGGCATTTCCAGACCTCTCCAGCCttcagagcccccccccctccctaaAAGAAAGATTATTGGGATGCATATTGTGTttggttcttttgttttgtgtttgtttgagggACCTCAGGAGGAGCTGCAGTTCCTCAGATTCCtatcaggactttttttttttcccttgagcTGTACACTGTAAACGAGCCACCGCCTCACAACCATTACACTCCCCCCCCCTGCATGGCTGAACCATCATTGACTTTCAAagctcacccccccccccccttcttcttcttgatgtaTCGAAGCTCGTTGGGCTCCTGCAGACGCCTCGTCTGTTCctgctttgtctctctgctgccaAATGGTCATTTAATCTTTAAGGTTTTTGTcctgtttgatttgtttacaTGCAAAGATGAATTAATCACAAAAttcactatttaaaaaaaatgaagtgataTCCAAGTTATATCTATTGATATAATAGAATGAAAGGAAACTTAGTAAAGTATTTACCTGAGAAGTGAGTTTACAATAAAGCAATGTATTAAGAGtcatgaagagagagagagagagcgagagagcatCTCTGTGAATGTTTAACCGTTCATGTAGGATTTTCCCAGGTTTTTTCCTGCAGCCTCCCTCCccaacagttttatttctgattcCATGTTACATTCCTGAGCACACCATCTATACCGTTGTGTTTGTAACAGCTGACTGTTCCTGCTCTTCAACGTAGATACTGTAAATCTTGTTTTTCGCTGCCGTTGTTCTCAGTGTTGTGTCCGGCCTCTCGCTGACACAACAAAGAAGAGCGAATGATGTTTGTTCtctccactcactcactcatttctgtatttctccTGCTTCCTTGTAAAATCCTGCCAAATGAagatatttaatatattatgtAAGTTATATAACAGTGAATTCACTTCATGTTCTCCCTCGTGGCATTGCTGGATAGTTTACACATTCTCAGCTTGAAGTCAGAAACTCTAAATTTGTTTATGTTGACGCTCGGTGTGATAATAAAGCTTTTTCATGTGCTCTTAtttcttcttgtctcctttgcAGATGTTTGGTTTCATCatttcacaaacagaaatgaagtgaGCTTCCTCAAGAATGAACATATGTGAAGATAAACAGAAATTTTCTGAATAGATTTTAGACATAATTCATTTCAGCATGTTTCTAAttggtgaaataaaacattagtAGTTCTTATTATTCTGAACCTTCTTCATATTGAACTGCTCGATAAATTAGGTAGAACCTCTCAGTAATCGTAATGCTGAAATGAgcttcaatattttatttaacaaatgaaAGCTTCAGTATGAACAGTTACACCTTGATTATAATATCAGtgttcactgagtctggtccatttttttgtcgcacaagtttcttgtgtttctctaaattctgtagaaactatttattttaatgaattataCTGTGCTGATTGTTATGTGACTTTAATGCAGTTCTCTCTGACAGAGGTGGTGACTAAGAGTTaattcatccaaaaaaaaaaaaaagaagaatcacTTTATCAGGAATGAGCCCGAGGACCAGGAACTAGACCACATCAGAGTCAGTCTTACTGTCAGTGAGGTCCCCGGAGGATTTGTCTCTTAAATACTTCTGATGCCTGTAAATCTGAGATGACGGCGATCTCCGACTTGTGCTAACAGTAAGTGAGTAACAGAGGCTTGGCTCATGAGCCGAGGAGGCCCCCCCGCCTGCTGTTACCTGTGCTGCAGGTGCCAAAGGAAACAGAGGGGATGTGTATCCACTAAAGCTGGTCTCAGTAGCAGCGCAGCAGCTCCTTGATCATGTTTGGATAGCTGCACAAAACAGCCATTGTTGCTGTGTGATTAAGCCAAtcccacgcagacacacagatataatTAGGGAACCATGGTGACAACGGCTGGTACCTGTTGGCAGGCAGCTCCCCGGATGAATGGAGGTGTCTGTCTGAtatgggaggagggggggtgctGGGAATGTGTAATTGCAGGCTGTGTAGTGATACAGGAGGTGAGGAATGTGTCTGACTCGCACATCTCTGatcttcagagcagctgagaacCTGCCGAGGTTTCCCGAGCAGCCATTGGTCTGGACCAGATCTGACCTCACCTGACCTGAGGAAGCGTCCATTCAGCGTAATGCgaaaggtgtgtttgtgtgtctgtctgtgtgcgtttggaGGTTTCAACATATAAATTACTTAAATTTGCAAGATTGGGATTTCCTGCTTCCTCTTCTACAGCAACATGACAAATGTTGATCCAACACTGAGTCAGGGAGATTCCTAGAACTTCAGGCCACCTCAGAGTTTTGACCACACAGGCCTGAGAAGATCCTGTTCTGCAATACACCTTAAATTAAGCTACATTTCTTTAGCATTAATATCTTCATCTTGCGAGACAATTTATGTCTTAAATTCACACTGGGCGTTACTTTGAAGGATCAGAGAAgaggaagtaaaaataaatgggGAAAGTCCCGTTAGTGACTGTTGTGGTCCAAACCATAAACATTTCCGCTTGAGCACTTTAAATGTTTACTGAATCAAGCAgaagctttcaaaataaaaggggTGGCAACTGTGATTAGATTATTGATGGTGATCAATATGGCTGCCCGTGCTGCACAATTTTTCTCCTTTACCATGTTGGTGCAAAAGTTACATGAAATGCTGCCAAGGCCATCAGTCATCTTGTCTTTGACCGGAGGAgttggatctgacctgctttgttctctgtcctgattggatggtccagtctgtcagtcacacagtagccccgcctcctaacccctcccctctccctctaaatggagcatcatttaaaaaacgaacatcatgttgtgtttcaaactgagaccataaactcatcagggaggagggacattttcccatagacttcaatatagtCAGGTCAGGAGATAGAATGACAGACTCAGAGTCCACTTAGAAATCCAGTCGCTGTTTCCAGCTCCAGGCTCCCTTACTTGTTCCGGAGCTTTCAACAATAtggatgtaaaagaaaaaattgcgAAATGACaactttaaaataaaccaaTTCATCTATTTACTGTggagggaaaataaaacactgatttAATTCAGATTCCTGCATCCAAGCAAACATCCCACCGCCTCACCATGACGGTGattatcacatttaaaatgttactgACTCCTCTTCTTGCCGACGGCAGCAGCAGATACACCACCAGTGTGTTATCACCCAACGTCCTGGATATTGTGAGAAAGCGCTGCCCTGGTCAAGTGGTTAAGTGACACACACTAACCATCATCTGGAGGACGTCAGCAGAGTGAGTCTCCAGGATGAAGTCCGGTCCAGCAGGACACTCAGCCGCAGGAACGTCACTCAGACACAACACCGGTTTACATGCTTTCCTCAGACTGCTCCGGCAgaaggagcacacacacacacacacacacacacacattttagtgAGTACAACAGGCAATGCATAGCAGTTATTGTGCAGAAAATCAGCAGTCAGCAGtacagtgagacagacaggagcCCAATAGCATACCACCCCTCTGCTGTGGGCTGATGTCTGCCACACATACAGCCTCTGACATCAGATAGGCTGggtccccctccccctcctgcgCCCCCCACCCCGCTGTGTCGTTCTGTGATCCGCTGACATCACTTCCCTCCCAACAGCAACAAACGGCCGGGTTGTTGGGAGAGTCCACTGGATGAGGCGGGGGGGGGCTGTTTGAGTCAGGCTCATGGAATCCATGATATACTGTACTGGTCTTTGTGCTGGAAGGGGAAAACCAGCTACATCATCCCTACGCGGCTTTTGTTTACTTGGGCCCGAAGAACctctcctttgttttcttttcctttgtgttcgTCTCTTCCTGATGCTTCTGCTCGCTCCTTTCATCACCATGAACTAATAGGTGAGCACTTAAT
This portion of the Echeneis naucrates chromosome 21, fEcheNa1.1, whole genome shotgun sequence genome encodes:
- the akap11 gene encoding A-kinase anchor protein 11 isoform X2, with the translated sequence MPEPCCFHGEVGRSVTDGTGGLGSSGDSVKSTQHGEQPAAVELSVAMDACARIRGVPMKCRASVRKETVRDGGAQCVKKLFRSKKVLCSVGLEPSTRETARLTEINFVCLPGQCEGEDATQKALSSLPGGLCELLRSLHVNSLKNDEVLLLKDLRRLAEHRDAGLQPQCWLKAVCVLRNNPSTGVYPQASVASLLGLLGCYMAGVRYALELQALQRRTSEPSQPEEDDTNQSVSSIEDDFVTALEHLEEDDVGEHSLTYRHFKKRDVASQTVPAHKRRKELLGSRVIMSSSSKKGSAKHRSGPDVSVTVQRSSSVESQWTYCSPGARLPSPLIHVSDSEESDCSSPSPIIFLDEVSYQKSLLAKLDIPQVPGGPRERVEDSDSEVSEFFDSFDQFDDLEELSSESCTLALPLDTISATTTQKKSESTTGGSTSKYVSRGCSTKGMNPHRFDQPVLPANVKKPTPLKPGSPYSLHSEVPDSPRPVQTPSDENGGPLFSPVSSSAFSPLVDSSGPLEYFWKTDDDGCNSSELRKPQDLCSLYKTYSDFASSLSKEILGSVCGYQSAVDISDNKNLSCVCHKEFTNQSGYLMKLSEIQETVTVDKLQKRSQSLKDGIQRFATDLVEMSLGSALRDLQKGVSSCTTTLCHLAARLTSSVFQMAFHEIGMRHAYVLKERAINGLAGFLVGEAMSGALKEFLTVKKQIFHSTVTRFAADLAEELVFEGIMEVCQFSHPSTPLTSSDWSFGQRQEEEEEEEVVSSYASDLSESVIQEAFIELSQADVAFTSQAAISVSLDNICYVSAENTSTSTCSTFTNQQVLSSSSAVPTPGPSLEDAPCTVKKALFTVSGMASCIPVPQAGQALSHLQDAEETCQSKSSSSETPQASPRRAAVTSSDSTTATQTHLYSHGTQTPTPGGGPSQGKSPFQNFSGNMVDMIVTEACELITASKMKKSFGDCADFFTKTVGSRRDSSSRQETPDSPSRLGAGSDCFRFDCRDSGSVRKGGPVEPMTDFTIPHISFQSDSRSQGGASRESDQKTRGVAEKHPVMMQTLDVPGTEMGGQRRTPVPVDDSSPNSGQKSGGTPGTPPSTPQQPSEVSKEKQIKQFSKKLKSKLAKEFSPATPPPTPHYQPEPGPGPKDTTPEADKAEFMLKLMRSLSEEAESNDEEEEEELAEECSVASTRCLEMGSGRRELNQISARRMSNKEALHYAERLACHIVSMATEMDTLGVAEEEDEEGGMNKGRERRRHSVAQFSEQTLNTLWVYAGEVAGEVINDVKRMVSSGQQCPYHRALRRRSLDRSGSECLHQPHHRFGPLTDQNRDWRVGRLAEQWSNDLIASVFRSPTFASSSSSGLSSEYPSCESVTDEYAGYLIRVLKKEGGSRELVLDQYASRLAYRSIKLGLAHASRKIKQRSSSSRFHPSKSLPDEWRASVSDALSNKDGAESLGEDGGCCCRDLEEQSQREYMDLVNFAESLAYNITCDVTRKLQLSSVRLPKSLTDSCLYKKSKLEDMAENLIRNSFSCPLLSKEGKSKHYHSTGSLYDGGYSSRVMQVIEHYAGKIVDDTLKMSLASVGHQRTQGQERHSHAQRLSGAAVAGQALGERTCRYCQVQECPFCTKHNRHHQSLMERRKRGAECQGRAERLSGMDIPKIHIDLDHRAAFAEEMVSMAMETAKRELSNTSLNADSGIGHDGTSYAESLTAEIMTSALTNICQAANISSPGRETAESTVSQQLSVGDDSLGSWSNLSFEDEHPDDNSSFLHLSDSNGNSSSWSSLGLEGEACEEPMSFSPSDSDNTEDKETEVKEESSGTLCVDRIQPQPPRTALLIVNSDVTELGHGPQHVTSDPQLRSLLQWAAASMADVPQVQLSPDRELQQLPAVVQRLRDRKWRVGELMHTLLRYCEESQAPPSQAQPREEDLHHVPLFQWLLENT